The sequence CAAAGTTACAATTTTCTATACTATTTTCAACTTCCTCAGGTGTTAATTCAATATTTACACCTAATGCTTCTAGTGCATCTGCTCCTCCAAATTTACTACTTACACTACGATTTCCATGTTTTGATATTTTAGCTCCACCTGCTGATGCTATGATTGATGCTACTGTACTTACATTAAATGTTTTAAATAAATCTCCACCTGTTCCACAACTTTCAACAAGATATTCATCTTCTGGTTCATAGTCAATTTGTGTTGCATGATCTTTCATACTTTGAGTAAATCCTGTTATTTCATCAATTGTTTCTTTTTTCATTCTAAGTGCTGTTAGAAATGATGAAACAATACTATCAGGATATTTACCTTCAATAAGATCATTCATACATGTATATGCTTCATTATATGTTAAGTTTTTCTGATTATCAATTATATCATCTAATACTTCACTAATCATTGTATTTCCCTCCTTCTTTTTTTTAAGTTTAATTATAATTTTATAATTTAGTTGCTTGTTTCATTTCATCTACAAAGTCTATGATTTCAGAATACATCTTATCTTTATTATCAAGATTTTCTTCAATGATATTAATAAGTGCACTTCCAACTATTGCACCATCTGCTCCTGAGTTTATTACTTCTTTTACATGTTCTGGTTTTGAAATTCCAAATCCTACACATAATGGAAGATCAGTATGTGCTCGTACACGTTCAATAAGATCTGTTGTGTCTGTTTCAACTTCACTTCTAGCACCTGTTGTTCCCATAACTGATGCAACATAGATGTATCCACTTACAATATCTGTAATATGTTCTAGTCTTTCATTATTTGTTGCTTGTGATACTATGAATATTTGTTGAATTCCATGTTTATTAGCTGCTTTTATAACATCATCTGCTTCTTCTGGTGGTAAATCAGCAATAAGTATTCCATTAACACCAATTTCTGCAAGTTTTTCATAGAATGCATCTATACCATATTTATAGACAATATTATAGTAAAGTAGTAGTCCAAATGGTTTTTCTGTATATTCACGTAGTTCTTTAAGGAGTTTGAATGATTTTTCAAGATTCATTCCACTTTTAAATGCTCTTATATCAGCATTTTGTACACTTGGTCCATCAGCTACAGGATCTGAGAATGGAAAACCAATTTCTAGTGCGTCAGCTCCATTATCAACAAGAAGTTTTGCAATTTCAAGTGATGTTTCATAGTCAGGATCTCCTGTTACTATAAATGGTATGAATGCTCGTTCATTGTTTTTATGTGTTTGGGTAAATAGTTCTTCAAATGTTTGCATCTTATACTTCAACTCCTAATTCTTTTGCTACTGTAAACATATCTTTATCTCCACGTCCTGAAAGATTTATTATTATTGTTTTTCCTTTATTTTCAGGCATTTGTGCATATTTTACAGCATATGCTACTGCATGTGAACTTTCAAGTGCTGGTATAATTCCTTCAGTTTCACATAGTAATTTGAATGCATCTAGTGCTTCATCATTAAGTATTGGTACATATTCAACACGATTTATACTTTTAAGATATGCATGTTCAGGTCCAATACCAGGATAATCAAGTCCTGCTGATACACTTGATGTATCTTTAATTTGTCCTTCATCAGTTTGAAGTACAAGTGATAATGATCCATGAAGTATTCCTTCAGTTCCATTAGTTAGTGTTGCTCCATTTTCATCAGTATCAAGTGATACTCCACCAGCTTCAACACCTATAAGATCAACATCTTCATCATCTACAAATCCACTGAAGATTCCCATAGCATTACTTCCTCCACCAACACATGCAATTACTGTATCTGGTAGTTTTCCTTCAGCTTCTAGTATTTGTTTTCGTGCTTCTCGTCCTATTACACTTTGGAAGTATTTTACCATTGTAGGATATGGATGTGGTCCCATTGTTGTTCCTATAAGATAGTGTGTAGTATCAAGATTTGCCACCCAATCTCTGAATGCTTCATTAATTGAATCTTTCAGAGTTTTAGCACCTTTATCTACTGGCATTACTTCAGCACCTGATAATTCCATACGGAAAACATTAAGTTTTTGACGTTCCACATCTTTTGCTCCCATATATACTTTTACATCAAATCCTAATCTTGCACCTATTACTGCAGTTGCAATTCCATGTTGTCCTGCACCTGTTTCAGCAATTAGTCTGGTTTTTCCCATGTATTTTGCAAGTAGTCCTTGTCCTATTGCATTGTTTATTTTATGAGCACCAGTATGAAGCATATCTTCACGTTTTAGATATATTTTACATCCAAGTTTTTCAGATAAGTTTGGTGCATAATATAATCCTGTTGGTCTTCCTGCAAATTCACGTAAATATGTATTGAACTCTTCAATAAATTCCTCATTATCTTTGTATTTGTAGAATGCATCACGTAATTCTTCCATTGCTGGCATGATTAGTTCTGGAACAAATGTTCCTCCATATTTTCCAAATTTTCCTTCTTCTTGTGTTTGTTGTGTCAATTTTATACCTCACTCTTTAATTAGTTTTACAATTTCTTTTATTTTTTTTATATTTTTATGACCAGGACTATCTTCTACTCCACTGTTTATGTCAATACAATCAAAGTTATGTAAGTTATCTTTTATCTCACTAAGATAGTCATAATCTAGTCCACCTGATAATGTTACATTAGTATTTGAATGTTTATTTTTTACAATTTCACATGCTTTTATCACTGTCTTAAGTGGTATTTTTGATCCAGTTCCACCTGTTAATCCATCTTTTTTATAGTCAAATAGAATGTTTGATGCAAATAATGCATTATGTTCTATTTCTTTTTGTTTTTGTGGACTTATTTTTTCATTACTCACAAGTCCCACTACTTTTGTAATATCTAGAGATTTAATATTACAATAATACTGACTAGCCCATAAAATATATCTTACATCAGGACATGTAAGTGAATGTAGTTGAAGATGACGTATTTTTGTCATGTTAGCTTTGCTTATTGCTTCATATGGATTTTCAGGTTCAATAACAAGTACTGATTTGTCTTTGTCATTTAAACTTTTTTGAAGATCTTCAAGTTTTTCAATACTGATGTATCTTTTTGATCTTTCAACATTTATAAACCCCATGTAGTCAACATCAAGCTTTTGAATTTTTTCTAATTCTTTTTTATTTGTTATACCACATACTTTTATTTTAAGGGTCATCGTTTTATTCTCCTAATAATATTACTTTCTTTTATTTTAAATATTTTTTCTTCAGAGCGTGTTTTTTCTTAATACATGTTTTATTTTATTGATATAATGTTCTATTTCTGGTTTCTCATTTGATTTAAGTACGCTTGTTCCTATAAGTACTCCATCTGCCCCGTAATTTCTTAGTTTACGAGCATCATGTTCTGTTTTTACTCCACTTTCTGATATCATGTAATTTGGAATATATTCAGATAGTTTTTTGGTTGTTTCAAGATCAATACTTAGATCTTTAAAGTCACGATTATTAATTCCTATAATTTTTGGATCATATTCTATTACATCCTCTATATCATTTAAGGTGTGACATTCAACTATTGCATCAATTCCAAGTTCATGACATAAGTTAAGATAATCTTCAATATCAGGACATACTCCATTTATTAGTAGTACTGCACTTGCACCACAAAGTACTGCTTCATATATCATGTATTCATCGATTATGAAATCTTTTCTTAGTACTGGTTTATCTGTTAGTTTCACTGCTTTTTTCAGGTTTTCAATGTTACTTTTAAAGTATGATTCTTCTGTTAGTACAGATATCATATCTACAGGTGTTGTATCATAGATTTCTATTACATCTTCTACTGAAAGTGTGCTTATATCTCCTTGTGAGGGACTTGCTGGTTTATATTCACATATTAGTTTGGTTGATGTTGCATCTGATAGTTTTTCTTGAAATCTGAATTTTTTATCATTTGTAGATGCATAGTCATGTGCTTTTTGTTTTATCTCATCTGCTGATTTATTTTTTAGTAGTTGTTTTTTGTTTTTGACTATTTCATCAACAACATTCACAGTTTATCCCTCCATTTGTTTTATGTTCAGGAAGTTTTCTATTAATTTATCTCCATATTCACTTCCTATTGATTCTGGGTGAAATTGTATTCCGTATGTAGGATATTTTATATGTTCTATTGCCATGATTATGTTATCATCATTTGTTGATGTTACTTTTAATTCACTTGGAATTTGTTTATTATTACATGTTAATGAGTGATATCTTGTTATTATGAATTCTTCAGGTATATTTTTAAATAATGGTGATTTTTTGTTGTGTTTTATTGTGTCTTTTTTTCCATGTACTGGTTTTGTTTTTATTATTTCACCATTATAATGTGCGTATATTCCCTGGTGTCCTAGGCATACTCCTAGTATTGGAGTTGTTTTAAATTCATCAAGTATAACGTCACATATTCCGAAGTCATCTGGGTTTGTTGGATTTCCAGGTCCTGGTGATATTATTATGTGTGTGGGATTTAGTTTTCGTATTTCTTCGATTGTTGTTTTATCATTACGTAGTACTGTTATATCTTGTGTGTATTTTCCAACTAATTGGTATAGGTTGTATGTAAATGAGTCGTAGTTATCTAGTATTAGTATCATTGTTTATCACCTGATTGTTTTAATGCTTCAATTAGTGCTCCCATTTTGTTTCGTGTTTCTATGTATTCTGTTTCTGGTACTGAGTCATATACAATTCCAGCTCCTGCTTGTATTTCGGCTCTTTCATCATATGTTGTTAGTGTTCTGATTGTTATTGCAAAATCAGCATTTCCATTTAGTGAGAAGTATCCTACTGCTCCTCCATATGGTCCTCGTGCTGTTTTTTCTTCTTTGTTTATTATTTGCATTGCACGGATTTTTGGAGCTCCACTTAGTGTTCCTGCTGGGAAAAGTGACATGAAAGCATCTACTGCATCATATTCATCTTTTATAACTCCAGTTACATGTGATACTATGTGTTGTATATGTGAAAATTTCCGTATTCCAAACATTTCATCAACTTTGACGCTTCCTGTTTTGCTTATTTTTCCTATGTCATTTCGTGATAAATCTACAAGCATTAGGTGTTCTGCTAGTTCTTTTTCATCAGCTAGTAGTTCTTCTTCGAGTTGATTGTCTTCTGTTGGTGTTTTTCCACGTGGTCTTGATCCTGCTATTGGGTATGATTCGACTATTTTATTTTCTAGTCTCATTAGCATTTCTGGACTTGATCCTATGATTTCTCGTTGGTTAAGTTTGATATGATACATGTATGGTGATGGATTTATTTTTCGTAAGTATTCATAGAGTGGTAGTTTACTTCCTTTTAGTATTAGGTTTTGTGGGTTTGATATTACAGCTTGGAATATTTCTCCATCTTCTATGAGTTTTTTAGTATCTCGTACTGCATCTTCGTATTCTTCTTTTTGGAAGTCTTCATTTATTAGTTTGTATTCGAGTATTCCGTTGGTGTGTTCTTGTTGGTATATTTTTTCGATAAGTTCACTTCGATCTTCATTAAGTGTTGTGTATTCACATGTTTTATTTACATTATCATATACTACACAATCTAGAAATAGTCCAAATTCAAAGTCTGGGTATATGCTTTCATAGGTTGGTATTTCTTCTATGTATTTTATTGCTTCATATGATACATATCCAAGTAGTCCTCCTCTGAATCCTAGTTCTTTGAAATTGTTATCTAGTAGTGGTTTTATGTCTATGAATGGATTTTCTGTTTCGTATTCTATTGTTTTTTCATCTGTTGTGATTGTTATTTTGTGATTATGTGCTTTGATTTTTGCTATTGGGTTAAATCCTATGATTGAATATCTTGATAAGTTGTTGTCTTTTTCCATGGATTCAAGTAGAAAGGTGTCTTTGTAGTTGTAGTATAGATTTTTAAATAGTTTAAATGGATCTTGTATGTTTATTTTCTTGGTTTTTGGTTTTTGTATTTGTTTTTTAAGTTCGCCAAAAATATTCACTCTTTTTCATTTTATATCATCTCATTATTTCTTATATAATATATTACATTGATGTACTATATATAACTTTAGTGTATAAATTTGTACATTATACTTTAATAGTAAACAATATATAAATATAAAATAAGCATATAATACTCCAAAAAAAGCTAATTAAAAATTAAACAATATAAAAAGGGAGAGAAAACCACTATGTGGAGCGATATAATAGAAAAATTCGACAAATATCCATCACAACAAAAAGTAATAATAAAACTAGTACAACTAGGACTAAGAGTATCAGATAATAAAAAAATCTACTGTGATGACATAGAAATAAATATATCATCACTAGCAAAAACACTAAATACAGATAGACGCGTAGTAATAGCAACAATAGAAAATATACTATCTGATAAAACACTAAAAAAGATCTTCATGAATCTAACACCATCAGGACCTATGCTATCTGACATATCATCAGAACTAGGACTAGGTGTAATAGAAATAGAAGGATCAGCAAAAAAGCCAGGAATACTAAATGAAGTAACAAAAATATTATCAGATAAAAAAATAAGTATAAGACAAGCATATGCAAGTGATCCAGAATTAGATCCACTACCTCATCTTACAATAATAACAGATAAACCAGTAGAAGGCAATATGATAAATTTACTTCTTAAAATTGATGGAATCACAAAAGTATCTTTATACTAAAAAAAGAATTAAAAAAAATAGTCTATATAATAAGTTTTTTTTCTAAAAAATATAAAGAAATAATAAAAAAAAGTAAAGAAAAAATCAAATAAGACTTTAAAAAAGAGTCTTATCTTTTTTACAAAAAAAATAATAAAAAAAGAAAAAAATAGGTAAGAAATATTCCACAATTTTCTAATGGTTTATCTTTCCTAAAAATTTCTCCCCCTTTTACTCTTTTTTTTAATGTAGTAAGAATAATTTACTCTCAGTAAGTTTTTCATCATACTTTTTAAATCTTTTATCTAATTTTTCTTTAACAATTACACTAAATATTATAGCAAGAATTGGGAAGATAATTAGACATACAAGATTTCCAATGAAAGATGGCCAAATAATACCAAATACAGTATCTTTAAGCATTAAAATACCATATGTCATAGGTAGATATGGCATTAAAGCTTGCATGATTGGAGCCATAATTTCAATTGGATAAATACCATTAGTACCAGATATCTGGAATACTAGTATTATAAGAGCAATAGCTTTTCCCACATTTCCAAATACAGAAACAAGTGAATAAATTAATACCATAAAGGAAAGTCCCACAATAATCATTGAAATGAGCATCATCACAGGATCTGCTATAGTTATACCAATAAGATTTAATCCAATAAATGTTACAATACTCTGGAATATGTTTAAAAAGAAGAATAATGTAAATTTACCGACATAAATTTCAGATGGTGTATATTTTTCTTCATCTTTAACAGGATTTGTACTTAGAAGTGCTACAAGAATAATACAACCTACCCAACTTGCAAGAACACTATAAAATGGTGTTACTTGTTGAGCATAATTATCAGCTTTAAAATAACTAAAGTTACTAAGAACTGTTGGTGAATGGAAATATTCACCTGCATTATTCATCATAGCTTCTTGTGTTGCAGCTTCACTTGTTGTAGTATTTGATGCATTAGTCATACTTGTATTATTTGCTCCCATTTGATCTGCTGTAATTTGTTGAGTTACAACAGGATTTTGAGCATACTTTTGCATATTATACTGTTTCATTATTGAGTTACTAATTTCTGTATTAACTTTTGTTGCAGCATTTGATGTTATCTTAGGTGCAACAGGACTTGTTTTACCATTGGAAATATATTGGATTGTAGCTTGATGAGGATTATCTGAATTAATAGATAATACATCTTCAGTGAATCCTGCAGGAATCACAATGGCAGCATAATTTGTACCATTTTTTATCAGACTCCGAGCTTCATCTTCATCTTTATAAATCCAATTAAATTTATTATTTTCTTTTAATGTTGTTACTACTTCACTTCCATAATTATATGTTGTACCATTAATAGTTACAGGTTTATCATTATTTACAATAATAAAATCCATATTATCTGTATTTTCATATGGATCCCAACAACCATATACATTAATGATAGAATATAATGATGGAAGAATTACTAAAGCAAGTAGAACAAAGATAACTACTGGATTTTTAACAGCAGCATTTATATCATCTTTAATTATTTGCTTAACATTTTGTATCATTAAATCACTTTATCAATTAAGTATTAAATTTGAATCTATGAAAAGTTTATGAAAAAAATATCATAACTCTTTTTTTTCAAATTTGATATGGAGAAGTTTTTAATCAAAAAAACTCTTTGTGTACTTAAATAAAACAATGAAAAAAACTTCCAAACTTTTTTTTTTATTTGAAAAAATTATCCTAGATTTCTATAATTCATCCTTTTAAAACAATTCAATAATTTTTAATATGATAAAGTTTTTTTTTATTAATCCATTTTAAATATTTTTTATTTTTATTATATATAATTTTTTATTTATATAATAAATCATACATATAATAATTTATACATAAATATCCAAAAGAAGTATAAAATAATAAGTATACTTTAAATAAAACCTATAATAAATTAATATTATAATAATAAAATACTAAAAAATTAAAGATATAAATGAATTTTTTTAAATAATTTTTTAACAAAAAAAAGACATAATTTATTTTTTTCGGAGGATTAAACAAAATGTGTATAGCAGCACCAGCAAAAATTGTAGAAATAGATAATAACGTAGCTATATGTGATTTTGGTGGAGTAAAACAAAAAGCAAAACTAGACTTAGTAGAAGCAGACATTGGAAGCTACGTATTAATTCATTCAGGATATGCAATAGATACATTAACAGAAGAAGCAGCAAAAGAATCACTCGAAACCTGGAATGAGTTATTTGAAGAATTAGAAAATGAATAAAAACACTACATATTTTTTAAGTTAAAAAAAAACTCAATTTTTAACTTAAAATACATACTTTTTTTTATAATATATTACCTTAGATAAATTAAACTTATTTTTTTAGAATCTTAAAAAAAAATAGATTTACTCATTTTAAATTTGAAATATTAACCTAAAATTAGCTTATTTTAATTGAAAAATTAGTATTAAAAAAAAATTATTTTTTTTATAAAAAAAGTTTAGTTTTAATGGGCACGCTGGGATTCGAACCCAGGACCTCACGGTTATCAGCCGTGCGCGCTAACCAAGCTGAGCCACGCGCCCTTGAAAAATTAATTATTATGTTGTCTTTTTTGTTAATATGTTAAAATAAAATTAGTTCAATAAAGTTTTTTTTAAGTGGGCACGCTGGGATTCGAACCCAGGACCTCACGGTTATCAGCCGTGCGCGCTAACCAAGCTGAGCCACGCGCCCAAATAATAATTGTTTCAACGAACTATTACTATATTATTCTTTATTAATATATATACTTTATGGTTCAAGAAGAGATTTAATATTTTTGATGATTATAATATTTAATCTATAAACATCAAAAATTCTCTCTTTTTATTAAATGATAATTATTCTTCTTTGTTTACCATTTCATTAATTGTATCTGCCATCATGTGGTCTACAACTTCTATTTCAGCTTTATCAATTTCATCAAGTTTTTCAGCTTCTAGTTTTGCAGCCATTGCGATGTTTGCGATACTCATACATCCTGGGTTTGTTGGTGTAATAACGATTTTTGCAAATTTATTATCATCATCTACATCAATATCTTTGATTAATCCCATTTCTACGATACTTACACCCATATGTGGGTCAGCGATTCTTGAAAGTTTATCTTGAATTTTTTGTTTTGTTTCTTCTGACATTTTTATTCTCCTTATCTTTAATTATATTTTTTGTATTTTTATATATTAATTTTATTCTTTTAAATACATTTTGTTATTATTTTATTTGATGTCTTATTTTTACACCTATACCTTTTGTTGCTTCAACTAGCTCTTCTCCACTCATCATTGCTTTTCCTACACCTACAACTTTTTCATCACGTATTATTACAACTTCATCATTTGGTATAATTTCTTTATCTGCAGCATCAATTCCAGGTGTAAAAAGTGTGTTGGATTGTAAGTCAAAGTTTATAAATACACGGTTTATATGGTTGTCTTTTAGAACTTCACCACCTTTAAGGTTAAGTGTGTAGAGTCCTGTTTCAAAGTGTAGTGTTGCAACTTGTTGTTTATCTTGTATGATTTGTGTGTTAAATCGTCCTCTGGTTTGTGTATCATCTGTTATTAGTGCATCTGCTTTTTTTGTGTTAAATTGATATCTTGCTATTGATCTTAAATCATGTATTTTATGCTTGTTATGTGCTACTTTATCTGCTTTTTTAACTTCTGCTTTTAGATTATCTAGTGATTCACGTGATCTAGTTGATCCATCATCACATGTGTATACTACATTATCTAGGTATTCTTCACATGCTTGACGATATCCTCCTGTTACATGTGCTATTACTTTATGATCTTTTGCATAGTTTTTTATGCATTCTCCTGTCATTTTAATTTCTTCATCTGACCAGTCACCTGTGGTTGATGCATCATAGGATTGTATAGGGTATGTTTTTTCCATTTCACGTGGACATATTCCAAATGGAGATGTTAGTATTACTTCTTGTAGTCCTTTTGTATATTTTTTAAATAATGTGTGTGATTTTGATTGTGAATATGGTTTTTTCATACTACATGGTAGTACAACAATTGTATCTGAGTATGGTTCAAGTAGTTGCATTCTTTCTTGCCATCTTACTACTTCTGGTCTGTGTAGTGATAGTTCGCTTATACATGGTATTTTTGCATTTTTCATATTTTTTTATCCTTGCATTTTTAAAAAAAAATTTTTTTTATTATTATTTATTATTTTTCTTTTTAATTTCATAAAAAAATTTAGTATTATAAAATAAGGTATTAGTATTTTTTTCTAAAAAAAAGATTAGATTTTAAATTAATTATTTATTAGTTATTAAAAAAAAAGATGATGGAGGTTAGGTGTGAAAGTTAAGATTTTTAGAATAGTTTTCCTAATTTTAGTAGTGCTTTTGGTGATACTTTAATTAGTCTTTTTATGAGTGATCTTGGTGTTACTTCACTAAATTCTTCATCTTTAAATGCTGCTGCAATTTCATTAAGTTCTTCATCACTTAATGATAGTAGGTATGCTTTTGCTGCATTGTATTTTTTATAGTTTTTACCAATATGTTCATCTGTAAGTTTCACATATTCTTTAAGATTACGTTTTGAATAGTTTTCATCTTCTATTGCTTGTGCTGCTACAATTCCAGCATATACTCCAGATTCTAGTGCTGAGTTTATTCCTCCACCTGTAAGTGGATTTACAAATCCTGCTGCATCTCCTACAACAAGAATATTATCTCCTATACGATCAGACATTAGACCATCTACTGGGTCTCCTCCAACATTTATTTCCACAGGTTGTGCATTTTTAGTTTCAGGACATGTTTTTATGAAGTCTACTAGGTGATCATATGCACTTTTATCTGTTTTTGATTTTAGTACTCCTATTCCTACGTTTGCTATGTCATCACCTTTAGGGAATATCCATACATATCCTCCTGGTGCTACACTTCCAAAGAATAATGATATGTCCTGGTTATTTACCATATCTACTCCTGCCATTTCAAATTGTACACAGGATTCCATATGTTCTGCTGGTGTGTTGCATTTAAGACCTGCCATTCGTCCTATTCTTGATTCAGGTCCATCTGCTGCTATGATAATTTTAGCTTTTATTTCTATTGGTTCTCCCATATGGTCTGCTTCTACGATAAATCCATCATCAATACGTTTAAGACTTTTTGCATTGGTTTTTATCATAATTTCAGCACCAGCACGTGCTGCATCCATTGCCATATGTTTATCAAATACTTTACGTTCAAGAATGTAACCTGCTTCTGGTATTGGTATGGTTGATGTGTCAAGGAATACATTTGTATTATCTGGTGCTACAAGTCTTACTCCATCTAGTTCTCGTGCAATCCATCTAGGGTCTGGTTTAATTCCAAGTTCTTTAAGTCCTTCTTTAGATACACCTTCTGCACATCTTTTTGGTGATCCTATTTCTGATTTTCTATCAATTAATAATACATTTG comes from Methanosphaera cuniculi and encodes:
- the trpA gene encoding tryptophan synthase subunit alpha gives rise to the protein MQTFEELFTQTHKNNERAFIPFIVTGDPDYETSLEIAKLLVDNGADALEIGFPFSDPVADGPSVQNADIRAFKSGMNLEKSFKLLKELREYTEKPFGLLLYYNIVYKYGIDAFYEKLAEIGVNGILIADLPPEEADDVIKAANKHGIQQIFIVSQATNNERLEHITDIVSGYIYVASVMGTTGARSEVETDTTDLIERVRAHTDLPLCVGFGISKPEHVKEVINSGADGAIVGSALINIIEENLDNKDKMYSEIIDFVDEMKQATKL
- a CDS encoding YhgE/Pip domain-containing protein, which gives rise to MIQNVKQIIKDDINAAVKNPVVIFVLLALVILPSLYSIINVYGCWDPYENTDNMDFIIVNNDKPVTINGTTYNYGSEVVTTLKENNKFNWIYKDEDEARSLIKNGTNYAAIVIPAGFTEDVLSINSDNPHQATIQYISNGKTSPVAPKITSNAATKVNTEISNSIMKQYNMQKYAQNPVVTQQITADQMGANNTSMTNASNTTTSEAATQEAMMNNAGEYFHSPTVLSNFSYFKADNYAQQVTPFYSVLASWVGCIILVALLSTNPVKDEEKYTPSEIYVGKFTLFFFLNIFQSIVTFIGLNLIGITIADPVMMLISMIIVGLSFMVLIYSLVSVFGNVGKAIALIILVFQISGTNGIYPIEIMAPIMQALMPYLPMTYGILMLKDTVFGIIWPSFIGNLVCLIIFPILAIIFSVIVKEKLDKRFKKYDEKLTESKLFLLH
- the hypC gene encoding HypC/HybG/HupF family hydrogenase formation chaperone; translation: MCIAAPAKIVEIDNNVAICDFGGVKQKAKLDLVEADIGSYVLIHSGYAIDTLTEEAAKESLETWNELFEELENE
- a CDS encoding anthranilate synthase component II, whose translation is MILILDNYDSFTYNLYQLVGKYTQDITVLRNDKTTIEEIRKLNPTHIIISPGPGNPTNPDDFGICDVILDEFKTTPILGVCLGHQGIYAHYNGEIIKTKPVHGKKDTIKHNKKSPLFKNIPEEFIITRYHSLTCNNKQIPSELKVTSTNDDNIIMAIEHIKYPTYGIQFHPESIGSEYGDKLIENFLNIKQMEG
- a CDS encoding amino acid-binding protein, whose translation is MWSDIIEKFDKYPSQQKVIIKLVQLGLRVSDNKKIYCDDIEINISSLAKTLNTDRRVVIATIENILSDKTLKKIFMNLTPSGPMLSDISSELGLGVIEIEGSAKKPGILNEVTKILSDKKISIRQAYASDPELDPLPHLTIITDKPVEGNMINLLLKIDGITKVSLY
- the trpB gene encoding tryptophan synthase subunit beta codes for the protein MTQQTQEEGKFGKYGGTFVPELIMPAMEELRDAFYKYKDNEEFIEEFNTYLREFAGRPTGLYYAPNLSEKLGCKIYLKREDMLHTGAHKINNAIGQGLLAKYMGKTRLIAETGAGQHGIATAVIGARLGFDVKVYMGAKDVERQKLNVFRMELSGAEVMPVDKGAKTLKDSINEAFRDWVANLDTTHYLIGTTMGPHPYPTMVKYFQSVIGREARKQILEAEGKLPDTVIACVGGGSNAMGIFSGFVDDEDVDLIGVEAGGVSLDTDENGATLTNGTEGILHGSLSLVLQTDEGQIKDTSSVSAGLDYPGIGPEHAYLKSINRVEYVPILNDEALDAFKLLCETEGIIPALESSHAVAYAVKYAQMPENKGKTIIINLSGRGDKDMFTVAKELGVEV
- a CDS encoding anthranilate synthase component I family protein — protein: MNIFGELKKQIQKPKTKKINIQDPFKLFKNLYYNYKDTFLLESMEKDNNLSRYSIIGFNPIAKIKAHNHKITITTDEKTIEYETENPFIDIKPLLDNNFKELGFRGGLLGYVSYEAIKYIEEIPTYESIYPDFEFGLFLDCVVYDNVNKTCEYTTLNEDRSELIEKIYQQEHTNGILEYKLINEDFQKEEYEDAVRDTKKLIEDGEIFQAVISNPQNLILKGSKLPLYEYLRKINPSPYMYHIKLNQREIIGSSPEMLMRLENKIVESYPIAGSRPRGKTPTEDNQLEEELLADEKELAEHLMLVDLSRNDIGKISKTGSVKVDEMFGIRKFSHIQHIVSHVTGVIKDEYDAVDAFMSLFPAGTLSGAPKIRAMQIINKEEKTARGPYGGAVGYFSLNGNADFAITIRTLTTYDERAEIQAGAGIVYDSVPETEYIETRNKMGALIEALKQSGDKQ
- a CDS encoding indole-3-glycerol-phosphate synthase, with the translated sequence MNVVDEIVKNKKQLLKNKSADEIKQKAHDYASTNDKKFRFQEKLSDATSTKLICEYKPASPSQGDISTLSVEDVIEIYDTTPVDMISVLTEESYFKSNIENLKKAVKLTDKPVLRKDFIIDEYMIYEAVLCGASAVLLINGVCPDIEDYLNLCHELGIDAIVECHTLNDIEDVIEYDPKIIGINNRDFKDLSIDLETTKKLSEYIPNYMISESGVKTEHDARKLRNYGADGVLIGTSVLKSNEKPEIEHYINKIKHVLRKNTL
- a CDS encoding phosphoribosylanthranilate isomerase translates to MTLKIKVCGITNKKELEKIQKLDVDYMGFINVERSKRYISIEKLEDLQKSLNDKDKSVLVIEPENPYEAISKANMTKIRHLQLHSLTCPDVRYILWASQYYCNIKSLDITKVVGLVSNEKISPQKQKEIEHNALFASNILFDYKKDGLTGGTGSKIPLKTVIKACEIVKNKHSNTNVTLSGGLDYDYLSEIKDNLHNFDCIDINSGVEDSPGHKNIKKIKEIVKLIKE
- a CDS encoding metal-sulfur cluster assembly factor; amino-acid sequence: MSEETKQKIQDKLSRIADPHMGVSIVEMGLIKDIDVDDDNKFAKIVITPTNPGCMSIANIAMAAKLEAEKLDEIDKAEIEVVDHMMADTINEMVNKEE
- a CDS encoding DUF5591 domain-containing protein; its protein translation is MKNAKIPCISELSLHRPEVVRWQERMQLLEPYSDTIVVLPCSMKKPYSQSKSHTLFKKYTKGLQEVILTSPFGICPREMEKTYPIQSYDASTTGDWSDEEIKMTGECIKNYAKDHKVIAHVTGGYRQACEEYLDNVVYTCDDGSTRSRESLDNLKAEVKKADKVAHNKHKIHDLRSIARYQFNTKKADALITDDTQTRGRFNTQIIQDKQQVATLHFETGLYTLNLKGGEVLKDNHINRVFINFDLQSNTLFTPGIDAADKEIIPNDEVVIIRDEKVVGVGKAMMSGEELVEATKGIGVKIRHQIK